The following coding sequences lie in one Lolium perenne isolate Kyuss_39 chromosome 2, Kyuss_2.0, whole genome shotgun sequence genomic window:
- the LOC127328896 gene encoding glycosyltransferase family 92 protein At1g27200-like, with translation MPKHPRPSRLRRILTAAGAATVAGLVLFSGRQAVLSKAPVFSPGLFPGGLAVESWPLPQELLRPPTFLFPQPSEADIDFALPRRLLPLRPHSPPQHDVFLPDESDAAVFPDSDAVLLPDSEVLILADEHVDDAICAFQGGASSPARALGTLPGPGRHAYLCAMPETEQSIQPLQAPLLLSSSSADSPAAAPADFPVRPMLNWSNRLVFDSTVLDGGDVLVFAKGVIRRQWANTANPPVQCVYRGHDDGVSVSLPAITVAQQVARCPPPPALLTSSNTQLRVTLSFTGEEPIPSLAIYRPQKSDLAAVAPPTRSTICACTMVRNVSKFLREWVLYHDTLGVDQFFLYDNGSEDNLAGKVADLRSTGVNISTVAWPWTKTQEAGLSHCAAVHQASCQWMAFVDVDEFIFSPDWKNLESPSKSMLEALVSVDPQIGQIYLPCFDFGPSGQTAHPQDGVCQGYTCRLKTQQRHKSLVRLDAVEPSLQNSVHHFSIKAGFTNMWTKLARINHYKYQAWTEFKLKFKRRVSAYVADWTDPVNLKSSDRAPGLGVEAVEPPGWADKFCEVKDTLMQELSVRWFGTGFAGHGSSKSKGSHETHTGDVALSSSLP, from the exons ATGCCGAAGCACCCCCGCCCCAGCCGCCTGCGCCGCATCCTCACCGCCGCCGGGGCTGCTACCGTCGCTGGTCTTGTGCTTTTCTCCGGGCGCCAGGCGGTACTCTCCAAAGCCCCCGTCTTCTCGCCGGGCCTGTTCCCCGGCGGCCTCGCCGTCGAGAGCTGGCCGCTGCCTCAGGAGCTGCTTCGCCCGCCGACCTTCCTGTTTCCGCAGCCGTCGGAAGCCGACATCGATTTTGCCCTCCCGCGTCGCCTCTTGCCGCTCCGCCCCCACTCGCCGCCGCAGCACGACGTCTTCCTCCCTGATGAATCGGATGCCGCGGTCTTCCCTGATTCCGATGCCGTCCTGCTCCCTGACTCCGAGGTCCTGATCCTCGCCGACGAGCATGTGGACGACGCGATCTGTGCCTTCCAGGGCGGTGCCTCGTCCCCGGCGCGTGCTCTCGGGACGCTGCCAGGGCCCGGACGCCACGCCTACCTCTGCGCCATGCCTGAAACAGAGCAGAGTATCCAGCCGCTCCAAGCGCCCCTGCTgctttcctcctcctccgctgactcccccgccgccgcccctgCTGATTTCCCTGTCCGCCCGATGCTCAACTGGAGTAACCGGCTAGTCTTCGACTCTACTGTTCTCGACGGAGGCGATGTGCTCGTCTTCGCGAAAGGTGTCATCCGCCGCCAGTGGGCAAACACAGCCAATCCCCCCGTCCAGTGCGTGTACCGTGGCCATGATGATGGCGTGTCGGTCTCCCTCCCAGCCATCACTGTGGCGCAACAAGTAGCAAGGTGCCCCCCTCCACCGGCTCTTCTTACTTCCAGCAACACCCAGCTCCGGGTCACACTGTCTTTCACCGGCGAGGAGCCCATCCCCTCCCTTGCGATATACCGTCCACAAAAAAGTGACCTTGCAGCAGTAGCGCCACCCACCAGAAGCACGATCTGTGCTTGCACAATGGTGCGGAATGTCTCAAAGTTCCTTCGCGAGTGGGTACTGTACCATGACACTCTGGGCGTCGACCAGTTTTTCTTGTACGACAATGGAAGCGAGGATAATTTGGCGGGTAAGGTGGCCGACTTGAGGTCCACAGGAGTCAACATTTCCACCGTg gcCTGGCCTTGGACCAAAACGCAGGAAGCCGGTCTTTCCCACTGCGCCGCAGTGCACCAAGCATCGTGCCAGTGGATGGCATTCGTTGATGTCGACGAGTTCATCTTTTCTCCGGACTGGAAAAATTTAGAGAGTCCCTCAAAGTCCATGCTTGAAGCACTTGTCTCGGTTGATCCACAGATTGGCCAAATCTATCTCCCCTGCTTTGATTTTGGTCCCTCGGGTCAAACAGCACATCCGCAGGATGGTGTCTGTCAGGGCTATACTTGTCGGTTGAAAACCCAGCAGCGGCACAAGTCCCTTGTCCGTCTTGATGCTGTGGAACCTTCCCTGCAGAACTCTGTACACCACTTCTCAATCAAAGCTGGTTTCACTAACATGTGGACCAAGCTGGCGCGCATCAATCACTATAAGTATCAAGCGTGGACAGAGTTCAAGTTAAAGTTCAAAAGACGTGTTTCTGCATATGTAGCTGACTGGACTGATCCGGTGAACCTAAAGTCCAGCGACCGTGCTCCTGGTTTAGGAGTTGAAGCCGTCGAACCACCTGGTTGGGCTGACAAATTTTGTGAGGTAAAGGATACTCTTATGCAGGAATTGAGTGTAAGATGGTTTGGTACTGGATTTGCAGGCCATGGATCGTCCAAGTCAAAGGGTTCCCATGAAACCCACACTGGTGATGTTGCCCTCTCCTCCTCTCT